A window from Mya arenaria isolate MELC-2E11 chromosome 9, ASM2691426v1 encodes these proteins:
- the LOC128245323 gene encoding G-protein coupled receptor dmsr-1-like, which translates to MFEADVKMATNVTTPSSEQIEPSALAVFGGWFTSIHGYSSLTVCFFGIPTNLINITVLSRKDMRNPTNALLCWLAVADLLTMIPYVPFVIHFYCAFDPYDSSPDKFTFPWAVYMLFLINFVATTHTISNWLGVSLAVFRFVQLRSTSKGTVAKRRLYSTIQKVIAGIYVCSCVVLVPNYMTNKIVEHHDNETNKTAFFIEDIKLGTNDTKPIVLVNVLTYSILTKIVPCILMTVFSGSLLISLNLNGRQRRRRLSVTSNKVRRESRQAKTTRMLLVVIILFLLTEFPHGLLILISTVIPDFYYSVYSPLGDLMDLLALVNNAINFLLYCIMSTQFRTKFLQMYFNKQSTFKDMERTQLTTSLKTTFTTI; encoded by the coding sequence ATGTTTGAAGCAGACGTCAAAATGGCGACAAACGTTACAACACCTAGCAGTGAACAGATCGAGCCAAGTGCATTGGCTGTTTTTGGAGGCTGGTTTACATCCATACATGGATATTCAAGCCTtactgtgtgtttttttggaaTTCCGACCAATCTCATCAATATAACAGTATTATCGCGGAAGGATATGCGCAACCCAACGAACGCACTTCTTTGTTGGTTGGCAGTGGCAGACTTGTTGACTATGATTCCTTACGTTCCTTTTGTGATTCACTTCTACTGTGCCTTCGACCCTTATGATTCTTCACCGGACAAGTTTACATTTCCCTGGGCAGTATACATGCTCTTTCTCATCAATTTTGTTGCAACAACTCATACAATATCAAATTGGTTAGGTGTCTCATTGGCCGTGTTCAGATTTGTTCAGTTACGGTCTACTTCAAAAGGGACTGTCGCAAAAAGACGACTGTATAGCACAATACAGAAAGTGATTGCAGGAATATACGTTTGTTCATGTGTTGTTCTAGTACCAAATTACATGACAAACAAAATCGTTGAACATCAtgacaatgaaacaaacaaaaccgCGTTCTTCATCGAAGATATTAAACTGGGCACAAACGACACCAAGCCAATTGTTTTAGTCAATGTGTtaacatattcaatattgacAAAGATTGTTCCTTGCATTTTGATGACAGTTTTCAGCGGAAGCCTATTAATAAGCCTCAACCTTAATGGTCGCCAAAGACGTCGTCGTCTTTCTGTAACATCAAACAAAGTTCGACGCGAAAGTAGACAGGCAAAAACTACGCGAATGTTGCTGGTTGTGATTATCCTGTTTTTGTTGACTGAATTTCCGCATGGATTGCTAATTCTTATAAGTACAGTCATTCCTGACTTTTACTATAGCGTCTATTCGCCTCTCGGGGATCTGATGGACCTGCTTGCTTTGGTTAACAACGCTATAAACTTTCTCCTTTACTGCATCATGAGCACCCAGTTTAGAACAAAGTTCTTgcaaatgtatttcaataaacagTCGACATTTAAAGACATGGAAAGGACTCAACTTACAACATCCTTGAAAACGACATTTACTACAATCTGA